One uncultured Gellertiella sp. genomic window carries:
- a CDS encoding RluA family pseudouridine synthase, whose protein sequence is MNDPFNQAADNRKVLEADESADGRLDQWLTATLSGEYSRNRIKSLIEQGAVTLNGAVITEPKKKVKFGDRVEITLPEPEDPVPQGEDIPLEVLYEDDDLIVLSKPAGLVVHPGAGNWTGTLVNALIHHCGDSLSGIGGVKRPGIVHRLDKDTTGVMVVAKNDAAHRHLAAQFADHGRTGPLERAYQAVVWGRPRQLKGTIDAALGRAGDRTKRKVKKEDSDDAREAITHYTVLERYHEKPDASCLAALVECQLETGRTHQIRVHMAHLGNPLIGDADYGAAFRTKANLLPDEAKAVVNGFHRQALHAFLLAFEHPRTGEVMHFEAPMPSDMQALVDALKG, encoded by the coding sequence ATGAATGATCCCTTTAACCAAGCGGCAGACAATAGGAAAGTGCTTGAGGCCGATGAAAGCGCCGATGGCAGGCTCGACCAGTGGCTGACGGCCACGCTTTCCGGCGAATATTCGCGCAACCGCATCAAATCCCTGATCGAACAGGGGGCGGTGACGCTGAACGGTGCGGTCATCACCGAGCCGAAGAAGAAGGTGAAATTCGGCGACAGGGTCGAAATCACCCTGCCGGAACCCGAGGACCCGGTGCCGCAGGGCGAGGATATCCCGCTTGAGGTCCTCTATGAGGATGACGACCTGATCGTGCTGTCGAAACCGGCGGGCCTGGTCGTTCATCCCGGCGCCGGCAACTGGACCGGCACGCTGGTCAATGCGCTGATCCACCATTGCGGCGACAGCCTGTCGGGGATCGGCGGCGTCAAGCGGCCGGGGATCGTCCACCGGCTCGACAAGGACACGACCGGTGTGATGGTGGTGGCCAAGAATGATGCGGCCCACCGCCATCTCGCCGCGCAATTTGCCGACCATGGCCGTACCGGTCCGCTGGAACGTGCCTATCAGGCCGTGGTCTGGGGACGGCCGCGGCAGTTGAAGGGCACCATCGACGCGGCGCTGGGCCGCGCCGGTGACCGCACCAAGCGCAAGGTCAAGAAGGAAGACAGCGACGATGCCCGCGAGGCGATCACCCATTACACGGTTCTGGAACGCTATCACGAAAAGCCCGATGCCAGCTGCCTTGCAGCCCTTGTTGAATGCCAGCTCGAAACCGGACGCACCCACCAGATCCGCGTCCACATGGCCCATCTCGGCAATCCGCTGATCGGTGATGCCGACTATGGCGCGGCCTTCCGCACCAAGGCCAATCTGCTGCCCGACGAGGCGAAGGCCGTGGTCAACGGCTTTCACCGCCAGGCGCTGCACGCCTTCCTGCTCGCCTTCGAACATCCGCGAACCGGCGAGGTCATGCATTTCGAAGCGCCGATGCCATCAGACATGCAGGCACTGGTGGACGCGCTCAAGGGCTAG
- a CDS encoding DMT family transporter, with translation MRSYHLGLLLVTASAIAWSTAGLFTRLIGLDAPLMLFWRGIFGALALGLVILVIERKNPVLEILRMGRDGWIFAGLSGVGMICFITSLKLTTVAHVAVIYAVIPFLAGGLGWIMLGEVPGMAAIVASLLALVGVAIMVGFGGEGSLAGDFLALMMTSGMAIMMIMSRKSGTGMAILPAAALSALVSAFLCLPFSGTLGVDGHSLWLLLLFGVTNSACGLAFFTYGSRHLPPVESGLIGALDAPLSPLWTWLLINEVPGAPTLVGGGLVFAAVIGHVLVSAVRSPVAETS, from the coding sequence ATGCGCTCCTACCATCTCGGCCTGTTGCTGGTCACCGCTTCGGCCATTGCCTGGAGCACGGCCGGTCTGTTTACCCGCCTGATCGGGCTCGATGCACCGCTGATGCTGTTCTGGCGCGGCATTTTTGGCGCGCTTGCCCTCGGGCTGGTCATTCTGGTGATCGAGCGCAAGAATCCGGTTCTGGAGATCCTGCGGATGGGCCGGGACGGCTGGATCTTTGCCGGGCTTTCCGGCGTCGGGATGATCTGCTTCATCACGTCGCTGAAGCTGACGACCGTGGCGCATGTGGCGGTCATCTACGCCGTCATTCCGTTTCTGGCCGGAGGTCTCGGCTGGATCATGCTTGGCGAGGTGCCGGGGATGGCGGCGATTGTCGCCAGCCTGCTGGCGCTGGTCGGCGTGGCGATCATGGTCGGGTTCGGCGGGGAGGGCAGTCTTGCCGGGGATTTCCTCGCGCTGATGATGACCTCAGGCATGGCGATCATGATGATCATGTCCCGCAAGTCCGGAACCGGCATGGCAATCCTGCCCGCGGCGGCGCTCTCGGCGCTGGTGAGCGCCTTCCTCTGCCTGCCCTTTTCCGGGACGCTTGGTGTCGACGGCCATTCGCTGTGGCTGCTGCTGCTGTTCGGAGTCACCAATTCAGCCTGCGGGCTGGCCTTCTTCACCTACGGGTCCCGCCATCTGCCGCCCGTCGAGAGCGGGCTGATCGGCGCGCTCGATGCGCCGCTGTCGCCGCTGTGGACCTGGCTGCTGATCAACGAGGTGCCGGGCGCGCCCACACTCGTCGGCGGCGGGCTGGTGTTTGCCGCCGTGATCGGCCATGTCCTCGTCTCGGCGGTCCGCTCGCCGGTCGCCGAGACCTCCTGA